One stretch of bacterium DNA includes these proteins:
- a CDS encoding IMP dehydrogenase, whose amino-acid sequence MSERPNPPAEGSGPAGNNVFPEALTFDDVLLVPGYSEVIPRDIDTRTRLTRGLSLNAPLISAAMDTVTECELAMAMARQGGIGVIHKNLSPHDQADHVQRVKRSESGMITDPITMGPDRTIAEALAQMARYSISGVPITEGRRLVGILTNRDLRFVRDTSRLVREVMTSQNLVTVPEGTTLEQAAVKLHAHRIEKLPVVDAAGNLCGLITVKDIQKKLDYPRASKDGRGRLL is encoded by the coding sequence ATGAGCGAGCGACCGAATCCGCCGGCCGAGGGGAGCGGTCCCGCCGGGAACAACGTCTTCCCGGAGGCCCTGACCTTCGACGACGTCCTGCTGGTCCCCGGCTACTCCGAAGTCATCCCCCGCGACATCGACACCCGCACCCGGCTGACTCGCGGCCTGTCGCTCAACGCGCCCCTGATCTCCGCGGCCATGGACACCGTGACGGAGTGCGAGCTGGCCATGGCCATGGCGCGCCAGGGCGGCATCGGCGTCATCCACAAGAACCTCAGCCCCCACGACCAGGCCGACCACGTCCAGCGCGTCAAGCGCAGCGAGTCGGGCATGATCACCGACCCGATCACCATGGGCCCCGACCGCACCATCGCCGAGGCGCTGGCCCAGATGGCCCGCTACAGCATCTCGGGCGTACCGATCACCGAGGGCCGCCGGCTCGTGGGCATCCTGACCAACCGCGACCTGCGCTTCGTGCGCGACACGAGCCGCCTGGTGCGCGAGGTCATGACCAGCCAGAACCTGGTGACCGTGCCGGAGGGCACGACGCTCGAGCAGGCCGCCGTGAAGCTGCACGCCCACCGCATCGAGAAGCTGCCCGTGGTCGATGCTGCCGGCAACCTCTGCGGCCTGATCACGGTCAAGGACATCCAGAAGAAGCTCGACTACCCGCGGGCCAGCAAGGACGGCCGCGGCCGGCTGCTC